One Mycoavidus sp. B2-EB genomic region harbors:
- a CDS encoding glycine zipper 2TM domain-containing protein yields MEFKVLKSIRAAILLASMVASLTACESMTTRQRNTAIGAGIGSVAGAALGGNMLSTLGGAAAGGLIGNQVKK; encoded by the coding sequence ATGGAATTTAAAGTACTCAAATCTATTCGCGCCGCCATTCTTCTTGCCAGTATGGTTGCAAGTCTAACCGCCTGCGAAAGCATGACAACCCGCCAGCGCAATACCGCCATTGGTGCGGGCATCGGCAGTGTGGCGGGCGCCGCGCTGGGCGGCAATATGCTGAGTACGCTGGGTGGCGCTGCTGCCGGCGGCCTGATTGGCAATCAAGTGAAAAAATAA